One window of Deltaproteobacteria bacterium genomic DNA carries:
- a CDS encoding nickel-dependent hydrogenase large subunit has product MFRAYSKRGRVTAEFSRDEFEDNISEMRAEWTFAKFPYLTRYAFPEGIMLVGALSRTFQEGGVLDDPDLVNFDLTEQVRDRALLSLESFDSCRLLEIFWAAKQILRLVDEVNLARLSTELNPGVSGQGFGVLEAPRGVLMHSYLVNRGCIERMRLLVATQFNNAFINLLIRDLVERHLEGNSLSEEGERLIGRCIRIFDPCLSCATH; this is encoded by the coding sequence ATGTTCCGTGCATACAGCAAAAGAGGCAGAGTCACAGCAGAGTTCAGCCGTGACGAATTTGAGGATAACATTTCTGAGATGCGAGCCGAGTGGACCTTTGCCAAGTTTCCGTATCTCACGCGCTACGCGTTCCCGGAAGGCATCATGCTCGTCGGGGCGCTGTCGCGCACCTTCCAGGAGGGAGGCGTGCTGGACGACCCGGATCTGGTCAACTTCGACCTAACCGAACAGGTGCGTGACCGCGCCTTGCTTAGCCTGGAAAGCTTCGACTCCTGCCGGTTGCTCGAGATCTTCTGGGCGGCAAAGCAAATCCTGAGGTTGGTGGATGAGGTGAACCTTGCGCGGCTGAGCACCGAATTGAACCCGGGAGTCAGCGGCCAAGGCTTTGGCGTCTTGGAGGCCCCCCGAGGGGTTCTGATGCACAGCTACCTGGTCAACCGTGGCTGCATTGAGCGCATGCGGCTTCTGGTGGCTACCCAGTTCAACAACGCTTTTATCAACCTGCTTATCAGGGATCTGGTTGAGAGGCACCTCGAAGGCAACAGCCTCTCAGAAGAGGGCGAACGGCTCATCGGCCGGTGCATCAGGATATTCGATCCTTGTCTTAGCTGTGCAACACACTGA